The window aacatttgcatgtgtttgaggGCTAATAGAGCGATTTTATCAGCTAAAGCCATGCACATTTAGGTCAGGAACCTTAAGAAAATTAAATTATGCGGAATATTTGAACGAAACACGGCTTCCTCTTTGACTCAGCTCCAGATGAAACACAACACATGACCACAAGCGAGCACAGGACATCAGCTAAACTGCGCCTGCAGTGCATACCCACTAGTACGCACCCCAAAGTACTTCCACACAGGACCACAGCATGACGTCAGGCTACAAGGATGAACAGCAGTCACGTGCTCCATCACGGAGATGCGCACCTCGCATCAAAACTACTGCTGCATGTAAAGCCGGTTATTGTAGTGCCTTAGATATTAGTTAGTATAGTGAAATAAATACGATTTCTGAGATATTTGAGGGCAAAATGTTACCCCGTAAACGTCTAATATATTGTGTAAAAACCATCTTCAGCAATTACCGTTCCAATTATTTCTagatgttatttattatttctagCCTTCCCTGCAGGAACTACTGCAATAGCAGTTTGAAAATATCAAAACTTTACATTGAATGCAACGTTGGATTCTTTTAATAAGTAATAATTGTCCGGGGGACTGATAGATGCCGTTTAAACAAATTAGGATAAACCTCCGTCAATTCTGATTAGGGACAATTTTGATTGTCACCATTTCCCGAAGGATTACTAGTACTGTGGTTACCGCAACAAATGGAGGTACACGACACTCCATTAGACATAAGAGCTGAAGTACCATTGAACTGCCACTAGGGGAAGCTACAGCACTTTCAAAACGCGCTCAATTCTTCTACATAGTATCGAAGTACGATGTATTATTTGgcaattaatttcaaaatatgtTGAAACATGTAATTTCATAAATATTGTGCATCAAGACAGCTATAAATACGTCTAAAGTGTCACTAGCTGGCCCCATCTAGACAGTTAATTTAACTGTGGTTGAACCCAATCGATGATCAACCTATATGgattctatttatttaaataatttaaggtGGTCCCATTTTTATAAACTTATTTCACTAGGTCTAGGAAAAACACCGAAAAGCACACACGCACTACCCGTTTACAAGCAGTAGGTCTGCTGTCCTGCATAAGAAGACTGCATAAAACGGAGAGCTGGTGGGTTGGTCTAATGTATCTGTATTTAACATTAAGGACTTAACTCTGCAGTTAAATTAACATATTAATTAGCTTAACATATCACAATTGTCATAAATAACTGCAGAAGAATGGCACTGGGGCCATAAGgaaacattttactttgaatgaTTCTTTGAATGACAATAGATTCTCGCGCAACCCATTAAGTAATTTCATCCTTAGAGATTAACTTGATtaaaattaatatatattttttctaataATTGTGTACAGTCATTGCTTAGTGTTATTCCATTAATGTTGCGACTGAGGTTAAAGCTGCTCAAACAGTCTGTCATAATGTATGCAGTGAATTCAGTAAATGCGTGATGGTCAATTCCTGTGCTAAGCGGATATCACTAGTGTCACAGAGTTACTGAATGGCATTTCTAAAATGTGGCTTTCCAACAACAGTGTAAATCGTAGTGTGCAAATGTTCAGcaacaatcaaaaaaaaaagaaaaaaaaagaagaaacaatcaGTCTTCTGAAGGAGGTAATTAGACAAAGGTAGAGGTCTTAGTAGGCAGAACAAGAGTCATGGAAAACAGCACAGCTCCTCCCTCATTAGATCAAGACACCGACTGCTTACAGTCAATAGTGCAACGGCAGACAAAATGTTAGCCGCATTAAGTGTGTGAGGAAAACTGGCTAGAACGCACAACTTTACACTAAAATTGAGGTCTTGTGATCTGCAATATGCtttgtgtaataaaaaaaattaaaagaaaattgcAGAATATGCTCTTAAAGAATGCATATATTCACTATGACGATAACAGAATGAGTGCATGTTCATCACACCAGAAAGGATTGGACACTCAAAGATCTGGGGTATAGCATCATTGATGAGAACAGCAGTTAAACTTCTCAAATATACACAGACCATCAGCTTTGTCACATCTTCAATCAATTTCAAACTTAATTTGTCATGGAGGAAATGGATAAGAGGTTATTTATAGGGACACTTGAAATGTAGAACTTGATGAGTGCTCTGGAagtaggatgttttttttttatatataacagCAAATCTAGCTTTCACTGTGAAACGTGAACACACCAAACTGGTATTTAGCTGTTTCAGCGAGtgatcagataaaaaaaaaaagatatacagTTTACAGAAAGTGGTAACAGACTGGTATAACATTCAGTAAAACACCAGCGCTCTGATGAACGGAGAAACACTGTAGTGACAGACACTCTCTGTGGTTACATTTTAACAATGTATCAAACTTTATGCGGGACCGTTTGCAGGTGCTCGGTGCATCTTGATGTGACTGTAAgcacaggaggaaaaaaaacaaaaaacaaaaacacaccgttTCGATAAGCACAAGAGACACGAGGGTTTGAGCAGCTACACCCGCCGTGCGCCTCTCACCGTGCGGACTGACCACATGCAGGTGGAACTGAGGGGAAACATTACGGCATTAATTCCTGCACAACATGGAGGATTGCTGCCATTGTGCCgaccctttgtttttgttttgttttaaacccaCAAGGGTTGAGGTGCAAGTGAATCCATGTGAGCAAAGTAAGCACGCAGGTTtgaagggaaaagggaaaagcaTGAGgtaagcaaaaaaagaaagaggccaACTATAGCTAGAGTATTTAAAtaaaccctttaaaaaaatccttATTTGCTCATAcgttttctgccccccccccccccgataccaTGTGATTGCTGCTGCAAATGGGAAATTGCCAATTCTGTCTCGCATAAAAATACAgcgcaaaaacaacaaaaggcaTTAAATGTTAATGCATAATGAAGATGACAGCTGCGTCATTTATGataatatttttttctgaaaacagGCATAAAAATCAGCTCAACAGCGCAATTCAAATGATATTTAGTGACCAAATAAAATGCCTCTTCACCCACTCCCTTCCCCCCCAGTTGTATTGAAACTGGATTTTATTAAAGTCAGTACATGTTAAAGCCTATTAAAATGTGTGGCTGTAAAACTgaaatcaacccccccctccccccttctcaccTGCCGTCCACTACAGAGAATCGTCACGATTCCGTCTAACTGAAAGcacgcaggcaggcagacaTTTATGTTGGAAATGAGAATACACAATGATCTTCAGCCTCCTCTTCAGCGTGGCGGCTTCAAAAGGAGGACAGAAAGGTGCGACGCGGCAGAGAAATTCTTCTGGAGCTAAAGATTATCCAAGGCCTCAATCACAGTAAAGACGGGGTGCTAGGTTGACCAAGTTTGTCCTCATTAGAgagagtgtgaaaaaaaaaagctgtttcctctcagtttttatatttacaagCTTAGAAATATACAGCGGGAGGAAAGGGAACCTGAAAACGGCTGAGTAAGAGAAGAATATTATTTACAGCAGGAGATAAGATGTTGAGTTCGGCCACAACACTCATCACTTCAAATGAGAAATGCCAtgtaaggacacacacacacacacacacacgcacacacacacactttggagtTCTAACAATTTGAAAGGCATAATTTGACATTTGGGGAATTTTCTTCACAGTTAGATGAGATATCAGTCTGTTAAATATGTTGTGTACACACCATTTAGCTTATTATAAAGACTGGGGAAATGGTCAGACGGCTAGCCTGGTTCTGTGTAAAGCTAACAAGATACTTGGTGGTGTTGTGAGGGCTACATTTGCCTGATATAATGATATTAATCTCCTGTTTAAGAACatgtcatttttacacttacacTTAGTGATAGTGATCAAACAACAATATACCACATGCTAACAAGTCAACTGTAGAGGGATTTCCTGCCTTTATACTTAGCTAACAAGCTGTGGCTTCTTATTTAGCACATGTACGAGACTTCTATTCAGATCCTcatcacaacacaaaaaaagcgaATAAGCTAGTTTCCCAAGATGTGAAAATATTGCTTCTTTCTCTGCTGTGTACACCGCTCCTTCACTCTGCTGCTCACTCTCCAGGTTAAGAAAcccaacattcacacaaatgGTCCACCTCTAAATGAAGAATATTTCTAATTGAATCTGAATTTGCTAGTTAGAAAAGAGGTTTGATTAAAATGGGACAGATTGAGGGTTGTCACACAACTAACTGATATCCCCATCGCTGCACTGTGCAAGATGATGAAGGCTGACTAGCTGAAGCACGAGAGATTTAATCCACTACTTACACACGACCTAAGATTTAATTCAAGCTAATTAGCAGAAAAGATATCTGGGCTCATACCAGCAGGGctaacacacactctgcacTGCAGGGCAGGGCGCGTCAACTGCTCATTCAGCGCGTGTCAAGACGACCACTTCAGTAGCGCGGGGGCAGGAAGGGTCTCTTCTGCGAATGGAAGGGACCGCCTGTGAACGGAGGACCGGAGCGCTTGCCCCCCCGGAATCCGCCCATGGGTCGTTCTTGGTTAAACTGCTGAGAGGGCGTTCGGCCCCGCAGCAGAGGTCTCTGTGGGGGAGGGCCGGAGAGGATGGGGGGGCGAGGACTGGGCAAGTTGAGTAAGGGGACGGGGTGAGAGGTTTGATCGCGAGGCTGAGCGGGAGGACTTGGGGGGGGCTTTTGGAGGGAAGCGGACTTGGCAGGGAGAGTGTCGATGGCGGGGGAATTGGGCGTGGAGGGGGAGGGCGTGGAGGGCGTTGGAGACCGGGGCAGAAGAGGCAGATTTAGAGGCTCCTTCACTCTGCCCAGCAGCGGTTGGGGGCCACCGGGGGTACCTGGGCGGTGGAGAGGGAGCGCATGGCGGGGGGCGAAAGGCTCTTTAACTGTGCCAGAGCGGGGCAACCTAGGGGGCTCGCCTAGCAACGACCCCATGAGGGGTGGAGGGCCCATTTTACTTCCTCCGGGCCCTCCTCTGCTGCGATCTACACCCTCaggtctgagagagagagggagcaaaaGGGGTCGATCGACGGGGACCAACACTCCCCCAACCATGACGGCGGTGGGCACCGAAtggtgagtgggtggaggggaACGACGCTGGGGacctggaggcggtggaggtCTCGGgataggtgggggggggccaaAGAAATGGGAAGGCGGAGGAGGATGCTGGTGGAGGAGTGATgggggaggagtttggaggTTATCCGTGTGGTAGGGCATTTGGAAAGGAGATTGGGGCGGAGGGTGTGCGTGAGGATGGGGCGGAGGAGGGTGGagatgtgggaggaggagatgcgGCGGAGGCAGAGACATGGAGGGGGACATGTCCTTGTTGCCAATGTTTAGAGGAGAGGGGATAGCGTGGGTTGATGGAGGCTGCGCTTCCATGTATTCCTCCTCTTCGTACCACATCGCTCCCCCTGGCCGACTGCcggcccctccccctcggcgTGAACCTCGGCCAATCACGCGGATGCTCTCCACCGTCTTGATGCGCTCTCCGGCGAGCGGGCGGTTCGAGTAGCCTAGAGTTTGGATGGGGGCCCCTTCGGCGTAGGGAGACACCAGCGTCTCAATGCGATGGTACAGTCCGTCCCTCTCATCCCCACCCGCAGCCTGTTCAGCTTTCCCCTCCCTTTTCCCACTCAGACCTCCGTCATCGGAGCCACTGCTGGCCTTACGAGAGCCCGCAGAAGGTTTTCTTTCTCCGATTCCTCTGCTGTTGCCCGTCACCCTTGACTGACCGTGTTGTCCTTTCTTACCCTTCATGTCGCCACTGGGGGAAGAGGATACCCGCTTCCTCACGTTCACCCCTTCATCGTCCTTCTTTTTTCCTGCTCCGTACCGCGAAGACGCGGAGGAGCCGCGCAAGTCTCCATTGCTGCCGCTTCCCGACGGGGTGATCACGGCATCCCAGGGTTCACTGCGGTAGGCGGTGGGCGAGAGGTTATGACCTGCGGACGACCCTGAAGATTCTGGCACACTGGGTGTGTCCATGATCTCGTCCTGGGTGGGGGTGCCGGCGGCTTCGTCTCTCACCGGGGTCCCATCCACCCCATCGGGACTGACATCGCCCAGAGCCAGACTAAAGCCCGGATTACCCTGCAGGAAACTGTTGATTTTTGACTCTAGGCTGGGGGAAGAAACAGAAGGAGCCGAGAGgcgaggaggcggcggaggtggaggaggggacagCTGCCTTGCTTTCTCCCAGTCTCTTGTTTTCCCAGGTGTGTCTCGTTTCAGGCTGTTCCCCGGAGGGGGTTTGGTTTTTGGGGTGGTTGGGGTGAGCGGGGTTTTAATGGTTGAGGATTCTGGGGAGGTTTGGGTGGGAGGAGCAGAGTTGCCGCTGGTCACACTgtgcagcaggagagaagacaaaactgcacagagacagaaaaagggTGGGGCAAGGAAGGAAGACATAATtacatagagaaaaaaaaaaatcagtaaaGCTTTataaataacgttttttttcttcttctagaaGTGTGGTGTGTATGCATCTTacctggtttgtttgttttagataAAGCATTTAGAATGCCTTCGGGTGTGATATCCACACGGGACAAGAAATTTGCCAGGTGAGGGCTTGAAGACGTGGCTTTAGAGGCTGCTGCTTGGCCCGGAGTGGTCGGCGTCCCCGGGGACGGTCGAGGTGACGGGGTGGCTgctgaaaatttaaaaaaaaaataataataataatttttacaAAACACACAGGGATGCAAAAAATGTTAATCTGCAACGTAGCTGAATAGATCGATGTACTTCCGGCAGTCACGTTCCTACGGATGGGTGTTATGTAAAGAACGTTACAGGCAACAGCT is drawn from Pungitius pungitius chromosome 11, fPunPun2.1, whole genome shotgun sequence and contains these coding sequences:
- the rprd2b gene encoding regulation of nuclear pre-mRNA domain-containing protein 2 isoform X1, with protein sequence MAAGSGAASGHVARNANVGLEASLDRRFQGVSNTMESIQGLANWCIENKKHHGLIVRHWMKCLKKSDSNHRLNLFYVANDVIQNCKRKNAIVFRSAFAEVLPNAAQFIRDGKVRKSVERIFTIWEERSVYPEEVISQFKAGINKKEKEREKQKEREKQKEKEKQKEKEKQKEKEKQKEKEKEKETLLATAPANTKAALKSKIVAEFTPHSLIEQLSRYKQAVAEEDFREKQLEALRVDVCSTEALKRLKDKAEGNKFAKDFEDGSLKLQEFVVFMEKELKTGPPLLEALGNADIFYEMQYKEVKIVANAYNAFANRVASLKRKLDSLKSTLPGPEDSPIPSPSEDAPSPTGSDSPYLGLGSSRAQVDPELDGKAMDEADMPTDNRHTEDMDMSDEEAGAAAAGADDMKDKAPTAVPKSDVVSKVPTTPTKAPMANTTAVATATPVTPTPPAAQSTLVAPKGVNLEKVDLGKISSILSSLTTAMKNTAATPSPRPSPGTPTTPGQAAASKATSSSPHLANFLSRVDITPEGILNALSKTNKPVLSSLLLHSVTSGNSAPPTQTSPESSTIKTPLTPTTPKTKPPPGNSLKRDTPGKTRDWEKARQLSPPPPPPPPRLSAPSVSSPSLESKINSFLQGNPGFSLALGDVSPDGVDGTPVRDEAAGTPTQDEIMDTPSVPESSGSSAGHNLSPTAYRSEPWDAVITPSGSGSNGDLRGSSASSRYGAGKKKDDEGVNVRKRVSSSPSGDMKGKKGQHGQSRVTGNSRGIGERKPSAGSRKASSGSDDGGLSGKREGKAEQAAGGDERDGLYHRIETLVSPYAEGAPIQTLGYSNRPLAGERIKTVESIRVIGRGSRRGGGAGSRPGGAMWYEEEEYMEAQPPSTHAIPSPLNIGNKDMSPSMSLPPPHLLLPHLHPPPPHPHAHPPPQSPFQMPYHTDNLQTPPPSLLHQHPPPPSHFFGPPPPIPRPPPPPGPQRRSPPPTHHSVPTAVMVGGVLVPVDRPLLLPLSLRPEGVDRSRGGPGGSKMGPPPLMGSLLGEPPRLPRSGTVKEPFAPRHALPLHRPGTPGGPQPLLGRVKEPLNLPLLPRSPTPSTPSPSTPNSPAIDTLPAKSASLQKPPPSPPAQPRDQTSHPVPLLNLPSPRPPILSGPPPQRPLLRGRTPSQQFNQERPMGGFRGGKRSGPPFTGGPFHSQKRPFLPPRY
- the rprd2b gene encoding regulation of nuclear pre-mRNA domain-containing protein 2 isoform X2; translated protein: MAAGSGAASGHVARNANVGLEASLDRRFQGVSNTMESIQGLANWCIENKKHHGLIVRHWMKCLKKSDSNHRLNLFYVANDVIQNCKRKNAIVFRSAFAEVLPNAAQFIRDGKVRKSVERIFTIWEERSVYPEEVISQFKAGINKKEKEREKQKEREKQKEKEKQKEKEKQKEKEKQKEKEKEKETLLATAPANTKAALKSKIVAEFTPHSLIEQLSRYKQAVAEEDFREKQLEALRVDVCSTEALKRLKDKAEGNKFAKDFEDGSLKLQEFVVFMEKELKTGPPLLEALGNADIFYEMQYKEVKIVANAYNAFANRVASLKRKLDSLKSTLPGPEDSPIPSPSEDAPSPTGSDSPYLGLGSSRAQVDPELDGKAMDEADMPTDNRHTEDMDMSDEEAGAAAAGDDMKDKAPTAVPKSDVVSKVPTTPTKAPMANTTAVATATPVTPTPPAAQSTLVAPKGVNLEKVDLGKISSILSSLTTAMKNTAATPSPRPSPGTPTTPGQAAASKATSSSPHLANFLSRVDITPEGILNALSKTNKPVLSSLLLHSVTSGNSAPPTQTSPESSTIKTPLTPTTPKTKPPPGNSLKRDTPGKTRDWEKARQLSPPPPPPPPRLSAPSVSSPSLESKINSFLQGNPGFSLALGDVSPDGVDGTPVRDEAAGTPTQDEIMDTPSVPESSGSSAGHNLSPTAYRSEPWDAVITPSGSGSNGDLRGSSASSRYGAGKKKDDEGVNVRKRVSSSPSGDMKGKKGQHGQSRVTGNSRGIGERKPSAGSRKASSGSDDGGLSGKREGKAEQAAGGDERDGLYHRIETLVSPYAEGAPIQTLGYSNRPLAGERIKTVESIRVIGRGSRRGGGAGSRPGGAMWYEEEEYMEAQPPSTHAIPSPLNIGNKDMSPSMSLPPPHLLLPHLHPPPPHPHAHPPPQSPFQMPYHTDNLQTPPPSLLHQHPPPPSHFFGPPPPIPRPPPPPGPQRRSPPPTHHSVPTAVMVGGVLVPVDRPLLLPLSLRPEGVDRSRGGPGGSKMGPPPLMGSLLGEPPRLPRSGTVKEPFAPRHALPLHRPGTPGGPQPLLGRVKEPLNLPLLPRSPTPSTPSPSTPNSPAIDTLPAKSASLQKPPPSPPAQPRDQTSHPVPLLNLPSPRPPILSGPPPQRPLLRGRTPSQQFNQERPMGGFRGGKRSGPPFTGGPFHSQKRPFLPPRY
- the rprd2b gene encoding regulation of nuclear pre-mRNA domain-containing protein 2 isoform X3, coding for MAAGSGAASGHVARNANVGLEASLDRRFQGVSNTMESIQGLANWCIENKKHHGLIVRHWMKCLKKSDSNHRLNLFYVANDVIQNCKRKNAIVFRSAFAEVLPNAAQFIRDGKVRKSVERIFTIWEERSVYPEEVISQFKAGINKKEKEREKQKEREKQKEKEKQKEKEKQKEKEKQKEKEKEKETLLATAPANTKAALKSKIVAEFTPHSLIEQLSRYKQAVAEEDFREKQLEALRVDVCSTEALKRLKDKAEGNKFAKDFEDGSLKLQEFVVFMEKELKTGPPLLEALGNADIFYEMQYKEVKIVANAYNAFANRVASLKRKLDSLKSTLPGPEDSPIPSPSEDAPSPTGSDSPYLGLGSSRAQVDPELDGKAMDEADMPTDNRHTEDMDMSDEEAGAAAAGADDMKDKAPTAVPKSDVVSKVPTTPTKAPMANTTAVATATPVTPTPPAAQSTLVAPKGVNLEKVDLGKISSILSSLTTAMKNTATPSPRPSPGTPTTPGQAAASKATSSSPHLANFLSRVDITPEGILNALSKTNKPVLSSLLLHSVTSGNSAPPTQTSPESSTIKTPLTPTTPKTKPPPGNSLKRDTPGKTRDWEKARQLSPPPPPPPPRLSAPSVSSPSLESKINSFLQGNPGFSLALGDVSPDGVDGTPVRDEAAGTPTQDEIMDTPSVPESSGSSAGHNLSPTAYRSEPWDAVITPSGSGSNGDLRGSSASSRYGAGKKKDDEGVNVRKRVSSSPSGDMKGKKGQHGQSRVTGNSRGIGERKPSAGSRKASSGSDDGGLSGKREGKAEQAAGGDERDGLYHRIETLVSPYAEGAPIQTLGYSNRPLAGERIKTVESIRVIGRGSRRGGGAGSRPGGAMWYEEEEYMEAQPPSTHAIPSPLNIGNKDMSPSMSLPPPHLLLPHLHPPPPHPHAHPPPQSPFQMPYHTDNLQTPPPSLLHQHPPPPSHFFGPPPPIPRPPPPPGPQRRSPPPTHHSVPTAVMVGGVLVPVDRPLLLPLSLRPEGVDRSRGGPGGSKMGPPPLMGSLLGEPPRLPRSGTVKEPFAPRHALPLHRPGTPGGPQPLLGRVKEPLNLPLLPRSPTPSTPSPSTPNSPAIDTLPAKSASLQKPPPSPPAQPRDQTSHPVPLLNLPSPRPPILSGPPPQRPLLRGRTPSQQFNQERPMGGFRGGKRSGPPFTGGPFHSQKRPFLPPRY